One stretch of Bosea vaviloviae DNA includes these proteins:
- a CDS encoding ABC transporter ATP-binding protein: protein MFSFFDTLVDSTASPPGEPPSGLRRFYWHFIRQAKGLFAALFMLGFALAVVDAVVPYLIGRLVSILSSVPRERVFDAAGHLLLIMATIVLVVRPLGTILFRLLVNHSIAVSFTTLIHWQNYWHVVRQPLAFFHDDFAGRLASRVTQTGRPLRDTIVSLVRAVWQILIFGATAIGLLGTQDIRLAAPMMAWFLFYGALLAYTLPKVQVRSRETSEMRSAITGKIVDTFTNMMTVKLFGRRSDDDTYMRDGFQRFQAAFARQQRLNTVYVFCLVCLNAILLATTGGIGVWLFSLGRVDAGTLTTAVLLTTQIIAMSNWVAFEISGIFENIGVVQEGMKTIAQPLSQLDRPDARPLAAPHGEIRFEDLHFHYTQPHRVVDGLSLTVGAGEKVGLVGRSGAGKSTLVNLLLRFYEPQSGRILIDGQDIAGVTEETLRARIALVAQDSSLLHRSIGENILYARHDADDEMMRDAARKAQADGFIDRLVDSKGRQGFEAFVGERGVKLSGGQRQRIAIARVILKDAPILLLDEATSSLDSQVEAAIQDALSDLMRGKTVIAIAHRLSTLQLMDRLVVMDGGRIVDQGSHAELLDRGGLYAELWAHQSGGFIVPQRPQGSRKR, encoded by the coding sequence ATGTTCAGCTTCTTCGACACTCTCGTTGATTCGACAGCATCGCCTCCGGGCGAGCCTCCCAGCGGACTACGAAGGTTCTATTGGCATTTCATCCGCCAGGCGAAGGGCCTGTTCGCGGCGCTGTTCATGCTCGGCTTTGCGCTTGCCGTCGTTGACGCCGTGGTGCCTTATCTGATCGGGCGCCTCGTCTCCATCCTGTCGTCGGTACCGCGCGAGCGCGTTTTCGACGCTGCCGGCCATCTGCTCCTGATCATGGCGACGATCGTACTCGTGGTGCGGCCGCTGGGCACGATCCTGTTTCGCCTGCTCGTGAACCACTCGATCGCCGTCTCTTTCACGACGCTGATTCACTGGCAGAATTACTGGCACGTCGTCCGCCAGCCGCTCGCCTTCTTTCATGACGACTTCGCCGGGCGCTTGGCCAGCCGGGTCACGCAGACGGGCCGGCCGCTGCGCGATACCATCGTCTCCTTGGTACGCGCGGTCTGGCAGATCCTGATTTTCGGCGCGACCGCGATCGGTCTTCTCGGCACGCAGGACATTCGCCTGGCCGCACCGATGATGGCCTGGTTTCTGTTCTACGGCGCGCTCCTCGCATACACGCTGCCGAAGGTGCAGGTCCGCTCGCGCGAGACCTCGGAGATGCGCTCGGCCATCACCGGCAAGATCGTCGACACCTTCACCAATATGATGACCGTCAAGCTGTTCGGGCGCCGGAGCGATGACGACACCTATATGCGCGACGGCTTCCAGCGCTTCCAGGCCGCTTTCGCCCGCCAGCAGCGTCTGAATACCGTCTATGTGTTCTGCCTGGTCTGCCTCAACGCGATCCTGCTGGCGACGACGGGCGGTATCGGCGTCTGGCTTTTCTCGCTGGGACGCGTCGATGCGGGCACGCTGACGACCGCCGTTCTCCTGACAACCCAGATCATCGCCATGTCAAATTGGGTGGCGTTCGAAATCTCAGGCATTTTCGAAAATATCGGTGTCGTCCAGGAAGGCATGAAGACGATCGCGCAGCCACTGAGCCAGCTCGACCGGCCTGACGCGCGTCCGCTCGCGGCTCCCCATGGCGAGATCCGGTTCGAGGATCTGCATTTTCACTACACGCAGCCGCACCGCGTGGTGGACGGGCTATCCCTGACCGTCGGCGCCGGCGAAAAGGTCGGCTTGGTCGGGCGCTCGGGCGCGGGAAAGTCCACGCTCGTCAATCTGCTGCTGCGCTTCTACGAACCGCAATCGGGCCGCATCCTGATCGACGGTCAGGACATCGCCGGCGTCACCGAGGAAACGCTGCGCGCCCGGATCGCATTGGTGGCTCAGGATTCCTCGCTCCTGCACCGCTCCATCGGCGAGAACATCCTCTACGCCCGCCACGACGCCGATGACGAGATGATGCGCGACGCGGCCCGCAAGGCGCAGGCCGACGGCTTCATCGACAGACTGGTCGACAGCAAGGGGCGCCAAGGTTTCGAGGCCTTCGTCGGCGAGCGCGGCGTCAAGCTCTCCGGCGGACAGCGCCAGCGCATCGCCATCGCGCGGGTGATCCTGAAGGACGCCCCGATTCTCCTGCTCGACGAGGCGACGTCATCCCTCGACTCGCAGGTCGAGGCCGCGATCCAGGATGCGCTCTCCGATCTGATGCGCGGGAAGACCGTCATCGCCATCGCGCATCGCCTCTCCACGCTGCAACTCATGGATCGGCTTGTGGTGATGGATGGCGGGCGCATTGTCGATCAAGGCTCCCATGCGGAGTTGCTCGATCGCGGCGGCCTCTACGCCGAGCTGTGGGCGCATCAATCCGGAGGCTTCATCGTGCCACAACGCCCGCAGGGTTCCCGGAAGCGGTGA
- a CDS encoding methyltransferase, which translates to MDTPHAVSTLAAPAAPQEPPPHVALIQMATAAWVSRLVYAAARLDVADHLATCPRSAEDLAGPLGLHAPSLHRFMRCLASLGLFAEQAGQRFALTALGEALKTGAPGSARATILTAGSPWFAGAFDEIVYSLQTGRTAFEKTHGTPVFDYLGRHPDEASLFSETMIGFHGREPPAVAEAYDFSAFGTVVDVGGATGNLLAAILARHEGPRGILFDRPHVVADAPALLAARRVQARVAIEAGDFFETVPTGGDAYVLSHVIHDWSEEQCLTILGQVRKAMPPDGRLLLVEMVLPAGDTPHPGKVLDMVMLVLPGGQERTEEEYRQLLAKASFRLTRVIPTSSDVSIVEAVQGA; encoded by the coding sequence ATGGACACGCCCCACGCCGTGTCGACCCTTGCGGCTCCTGCGGCACCGCAGGAGCCTCCCCCGCATGTCGCTCTGATTCAGATGGCGACGGCCGCCTGGGTCTCGCGCCTGGTCTATGCGGCGGCGAGGCTGGACGTGGCCGATCACCTGGCCACCTGCCCTCGCAGTGCCGAGGACCTCGCCGGCCCGCTCGGCCTCCATGCGCCCTCGCTCCATCGCTTCATGCGCTGCCTCGCCAGCCTGGGCCTGTTTGCCGAGCAGGCCGGGCAGCGCTTTGCCCTGACGGCCCTGGGGGAGGCGCTGAAGACGGGCGCCCCCGGTTCGGCGCGGGCCACCATTCTCACCGCCGGCAGCCCCTGGTTCGCGGGGGCCTTCGACGAGATCGTCTATTCGCTGCAGACCGGCAGGACGGCGTTCGAGAAGACCCACGGCACGCCGGTCTTCGACTATCTCGGCCGGCATCCGGACGAGGCCTCGCTGTTCAGCGAGACGATGATCGGCTTCCATGGCCGAGAGCCGCCTGCTGTCGCGGAGGCTTATGACTTTTCGGCCTTCGGCACCGTCGTCGACGTTGGAGGCGCCACCGGCAACCTGCTCGCAGCGATCCTGGCGCGGCACGAGGGGCCGCGCGGCATCCTGTTCGACCGGCCCCATGTGGTGGCCGACGCGCCGGCCCTGCTGGCAGCGCGGCGCGTGCAGGCGCGCGTGGCGATCGAGGCCGGCGACTTCTTCGAGACGGTTCCCACTGGCGGCGACGCTTATGTACTGTCCCACGTCATCCACGACTGGAGCGAGGAGCAGTGCCTCACCATCCTCGGCCAAGTTCGCAAGGCCATGCCGCCCGACGGGAGGCTCCTGCTGGTGGAGATGGTGTTACCCGCCGGCGACACACCCCATCCCGGGAAGGTGCTCGACATGGTGATGCTGGTGCTGCCCGGCGGCCAGGAGCGGACGGAGGAGGAATACCGCCAGCTCCTCGCCAAGGCCAGCTTCCGCCTGACGCGGGTGATCCCCACCAGCTCCGACGTAAGCATCGTCGAAGCGGTGCAGGGGGCGTAA
- a CDS encoding RNB domain-containing ribonuclease → MKTLIDSTNALIGGMAAIRRQFGVPAQFPPAVLAAAETAAHRAPTAHVDRTDRPFVTLDPATSTDLDQAFTIERSGSDLLLHYAIADVAWFVDDGDVVDREAWQRGATLYLPDGKAGLYPPVLAEGAASLLPAVLRPAVIFTTRIDAAGNAHLDGAERAVIRSTAKLAYDGVKAADLPVDFDEFARRIEAAESRRGAARVDPPEQEVDALGDGRYQLLFRPRLRAEEQNAALSLASNVAIAAALLAARTGLFRVMPEPDQKAVQRLRQTARALGLSWPDMQSLVQFEKTLNPTDSSHAAFMLAVRRASGGANYVPYRDGIVPWHAPMAATYAHASAPLRRLADRYVVRAALAVANGQPVPPAVSAAFEQLPAVMARADARDGQIDRNVIDLAEALMLQGSEGTTFEAVVTDADEHGLRIQLCELPVVARVHGQGGKPGDRIRVKLTSADPLQHTVTFERAG, encoded by the coding sequence ATGAAGACCCTCATTGATTCCACCAATGCGCTGATCGGCGGGATGGCGGCGATACGTCGGCAATTCGGCGTGCCCGCGCAGTTTCCGCCCGCGGTCCTTGCGGCTGCGGAAACGGCTGCCCATCGCGCGCCGACCGCGCATGTCGATCGCACGGACCGGCCTTTCGTCACGCTCGACCCCGCGACCTCAACCGATCTCGACCAAGCCTTCACGATCGAGCGCAGCGGCAGCGATCTGCTGCTGCATTACGCCATCGCCGATGTCGCCTGGTTCGTCGACGATGGCGACGTGGTCGACCGGGAAGCCTGGCAGCGCGGCGCGACGCTCTATCTGCCGGACGGCAAGGCCGGGCTGTATCCGCCGGTTCTCGCCGAGGGCGCAGCGAGCCTCCTGCCCGCTGTCCTGCGCCCGGCCGTGATCTTCACCACCCGGATCGACGCCGCTGGCAATGCCCATCTCGACGGCGCCGAACGGGCCGTCATCCGCAGCACCGCCAAGCTCGCCTATGACGGGGTCAAGGCGGCCGATCTGCCTGTTGATTTCGATGAGTTCGCCCGCCGTATCGAGGCTGCCGAGAGCCGGCGCGGCGCAGCGCGCGTAGACCCGCCGGAACAGGAGGTCGACGCTCTCGGCGACGGCCGCTACCAATTGCTCTTCCGCCCGCGCCTGCGCGCCGAGGAGCAGAACGCCGCCCTGTCTCTGGCCAGCAATGTCGCAATCGCGGCCGCGCTGCTGGCGGCCCGGACCGGCCTGTTCCGGGTCATGCCGGAGCCGGATCAAAAGGCCGTCCAGCGCCTGCGCCAGACCGCGCGTGCCCTGGGATTGTCATGGCCGGACATGCAGTCGCTCGTCCAGTTCGAGAAGACGTTGAATCCCACCGACAGCAGCCACGCCGCCTTCATGCTGGCGGTGCGCAGGGCCAGCGGCGGTGCAAACTATGTTCCTTATCGCGACGGCATCGTGCCCTGGCATGCGCCGATGGCGGCGACCTATGCGCACGCTTCGGCACCGCTGCGCCGCCTCGCAGATCGCTATGTGGTGCGCGCTGCGCTCGCGGTCGCGAACGGCCAGCCGGTGCCGCCGGCGGTATCGGCCGCATTCGAGCAATTGCCCGCGGTGATGGCCAGGGCCGATGCGCGCGACGGGCAAATCGACCGAAACGTGATCGACCTCGCCGAAGCCCTGATGCTTCAGGGCAGCGAAGGAACCACGTTCGAGGCAGTGGTGACCGATGCGGACGAGCACGGCCTGCGCATCCAGCTCTGCGAGTTGCCCGTGGTCGCGCGGGTTCACGGGCAAGGCGGCAAGCCGGGCGATCGGATCCGGGTCAAGCTGACATCCGCCGATCCCCTGCAGCACACGGTTACCTTCGAGCGAGCAGGTTGA
- a CDS encoding AAA family ATPase, with protein sequence MKHLNLGHDFKTPGILRAGFDYQDLISIQLLIRYFREPSLYDWIKVEATEAEFQSIDDIVARRPDGRFELRQVKFTPDPTETAVALDWDWLLAKKTPKTRSLIQKWLPTTILHLDHGTLASASLHTDRRPGGTFAEALDDVLVVYDRIPHVVLSRIHEQLGNETDARRFFEVFEFHHSEDVLEDLEYRLKAVLVPSDTNETGWLSLRKAVWTWATQKDRPGPGGKIRHLDLRQIIARKPTPIPQDFRVPAGYSPPDKAFDNSFRDRVRNNDGVHVLWGPPGRGKSTYLSHLVDQKRPGNEVWIRHHYFLSLTDSSHGRFYFTEIAHSLCDQLQTAGEEGSARLDLSSVIAKRAGELAAKGGRLIIVIDGLDHVWRERRSLEQMVQLFDHLLPLPPNVSLIVGSQKVPDAQLPPRLLKIAPKSKWLELPLMSPDVVHGWLQGQAKTRHLVIGSDDEARRERSGKKALAITLRNLSLAFHRASRGLPLHLIYALETLVRRGGAVTASDVDALPACPDGDIRTYYQGLWTRISPLARELLHVLAGLQFALPPSGLWQCFGRAPDVEAAIDEIDHLMERRRTGVIPFHGSIFAFVRELADHDGIWGQRGGDVVTWLETMAPPYWRWAWLWVTKGQLGDVGGLKSGPDRAWVIDAMARGYPLEQITLILSRAEDAAFEAFDLCRTFELRSLATRVDNAVEFQIHDFGPFFETAAAVTEDDFPRLVIEDDVTSLPPGLMMPGLRSIDPAKRPDLAGKVLDDLQRRMRDQMEERRYSSTPSDWRTDAVRVLAWTPAPELDRLRKYAAQFRDGEALVTAFARECLFGDKSTLLIPLSRAPLNRALAREVVAAFCLEGLAPDGNQLPSELLAHPLGQAFGALCGSDVQTESSLDLDLLLGNRDYDKRFTGTRAGLHNLFFATFASVCGSAGVAPSLTVSPSLQDDWVASAAAEIVDIASELARAWTDEKIPPTARRLYEAIGLAQPRHRGFVTDLHFNDARLAVMDIAIDLQTLALAQAATQRIDTDDLLAISASPWWLAELWLGAFSERRLPFHTEAAAARLVAIIDQGIASAVTQFDERSRLAADLARFAHDNGLVEQARSALRRAASCMIGYNWHKDMFAFEVLDAIEHVSEVVPAFALELLLRLAPVYDSLSDFTDGDETRHARGTFYELIARLDVDRVAVLHGHLIDAENWHLADQVVHSAAQALPNTSTTVALLRTFVEPGGRQIAQAFADQHGLTDLSGHLNRAIGTSQPNLAVPAPSPPKLRRGLKQGRPPRVADYPAEQLGKLVTAIRRANLDYTLERDLIVKWLQHWEKQGQAKAALKALENQLDSGGFDTMVGRTLDAAYAVARRALGRSAAYPWIVRAHKHQYGWYRYMTDSKANLARLDTVAKDYPARWKDFIIDASVGIPIGLGEAPSRSLGIGRLVYFLVKVGQTKMAIDYVLTLVKILEAEVSDLPLPAAKWAA encoded by the coding sequence TTGAAACATTTGAACTTGGGCCACGACTTTAAGACGCCCGGCATACTGCGCGCCGGTTTCGACTACCAGGATCTCATCAGCATCCAGCTGCTGATCCGGTACTTCCGCGAGCCTTCGCTCTACGACTGGATCAAAGTCGAGGCGACCGAGGCTGAATTTCAGTCGATCGACGATATTGTCGCTCGACGGCCGGACGGGCGCTTCGAGCTGCGGCAAGTCAAGTTCACTCCTGATCCGACGGAGACGGCGGTCGCGCTGGACTGGGATTGGCTGCTAGCGAAAAAAACGCCGAAAACGCGTTCATTAATACAAAAATGGCTCCCGACCACGATCCTGCACTTGGATCACGGGACCTTGGCATCCGCTAGCCTGCACACGGACCGACGCCCCGGCGGCACCTTCGCCGAGGCACTGGATGACGTTTTGGTGGTCTACGACAGGATTCCGCACGTTGTCCTGAGCCGAATTCACGAGCAGCTTGGCAACGAGACCGACGCTCGGCGCTTCTTCGAGGTCTTCGAGTTTCACCACTCGGAAGATGTTCTGGAGGACTTGGAGTATCGCCTTAAGGCCGTGCTCGTCCCGTCCGATACCAATGAAACTGGATGGTTGAGCCTGCGAAAGGCAGTTTGGACTTGGGCGACACAGAAGGATCGACCTGGTCCGGGCGGGAAGATTCGCCACTTGGACCTCAGGCAGATCATCGCCCGCAAACCCACGCCCATCCCCCAGGACTTTCGTGTGCCCGCCGGTTACTCCCCGCCGGACAAGGCGTTCGATAATAGCTTCCGGGATCGCGTCCGCAACAATGACGGCGTGCATGTCCTGTGGGGGCCGCCTGGGCGTGGCAAGAGCACTTACCTCAGTCACCTAGTCGACCAGAAGCGCCCAGGCAATGAGGTCTGGATCCGGCACCATTACTTCCTCAGCCTGACAGATTCGAGCCATGGTCGTTTCTACTTTACCGAAATAGCCCACTCGCTTTGCGACCAACTGCAGACAGCTGGAGAGGAGGGGTCGGCTCGCCTCGACCTGTCCAGCGTCATCGCGAAACGGGCGGGCGAACTCGCGGCCAAAGGTGGTCGGTTGATCATCGTCATCGATGGCCTTGATCACGTGTGGCGCGAGCGTCGGTCCCTTGAGCAGATGGTGCAGCTGTTCGATCATCTTCTGCCGTTGCCGCCGAACGTTTCCCTTATCGTCGGCAGCCAGAAAGTGCCGGATGCGCAATTGCCGCCTCGGCTGCTGAAGATCGCGCCCAAGAGCAAATGGCTGGAACTGCCTCTTATGTCGCCGGATGTCGTGCATGGTTGGCTCCAAGGCCAGGCAAAGACCCGGCACCTCGTTATCGGGTCGGATGACGAGGCCCGGAGGGAGCGATCGGGCAAGAAGGCTCTCGCAATAACCCTTCGGAATTTGTCGCTGGCCTTTCACCGCGCCTCGCGCGGTCTTCCCTTGCATCTGATCTATGCGCTGGAAACCTTGGTGCGGCGGGGAGGGGCAGTGACGGCCAGCGACGTCGATGCGCTGCCGGCCTGCCCCGATGGCGACATTCGTACATATTATCAGGGGCTATGGACGCGCATTAGTCCGCTGGCGCGCGAGCTCCTGCATGTGTTGGCCGGGCTTCAGTTCGCGCTTCCGCCTAGCGGCCTCTGGCAGTGCTTTGGCCGAGCACCGGACGTCGAAGCGGCGATCGACGAGATCGACCATCTGATGGAGCGCCGCCGGACCGGCGTCATACCGTTTCACGGCAGCATTTTCGCTTTCGTTCGCGAGCTTGCAGACCATGACGGCATCTGGGGGCAACGGGGGGGCGACGTCGTGACTTGGCTCGAAACAATGGCGCCGCCTTACTGGCGCTGGGCCTGGCTTTGGGTGACCAAGGGCCAGCTTGGCGATGTCGGAGGCCTCAAGTCAGGCCCGGACCGCGCATGGGTCATCGACGCCATGGCCCGTGGCTACCCCCTCGAACAGATCACCCTGATCCTTTCTCGGGCAGAGGATGCGGCCTTCGAAGCTTTCGATCTTTGCAGGACCTTCGAACTGCGCAGCCTCGCCACCCGTGTCGACAACGCCGTCGAATTTCAGATCCACGACTTCGGCCCGTTCTTCGAAACGGCTGCCGCGGTCACCGAAGATGATTTCCCGCGCCTGGTGATTGAAGACGATGTCACCAGTCTGCCTCCGGGATTGATGATGCCTGGCCTGCGCAGCATCGATCCGGCCAAGCGTCCAGACCTGGCCGGGAAGGTCCTGGACGACCTCCAACGGCGGATGCGTGATCAGATGGAGGAGCGACGCTATTCGAGCACTCCAAGTGATTGGCGCACCGATGCTGTTAGAGTTCTGGCTTGGACGCCAGCCCCCGAGTTGGATCGCCTGCGGAAGTACGCCGCACAATTTCGCGACGGCGAGGCGCTCGTTACCGCGTTCGCACGGGAATGTCTGTTCGGCGATAAGTCTACGCTCCTTATTCCCCTAAGTCGCGCCCCGCTTAACAGGGCGCTGGCCCGGGAGGTCGTCGCGGCGTTCTGCTTGGAGGGCCTAGCGCCAGATGGCAATCAATTGCCTTCCGAATTGTTGGCCCATCCACTAGGGCAGGCGTTCGGCGCGCTCTGTGGGTCGGATGTTCAGACCGAATCGTCCCTGGATCTCGACCTACTGCTGGGAAATCGTGACTACGATAAGCGATTCACCGGGACGCGGGCTGGGCTACACAACCTCTTCTTTGCCACCTTCGCCAGCGTCTGCGGATCCGCGGGCGTCGCGCCGTCCCTGACGGTTTCCCCTAGTCTCCAGGATGATTGGGTCGCGTCGGCGGCTGCTGAGATCGTCGACATCGCGAGCGAGTTGGCCCGGGCCTGGACCGACGAAAAGATCCCGCCCACCGCGCGCCGGCTTTATGAAGCTATCGGTCTCGCGCAACCTCGACATCGCGGCTTCGTAACCGACTTGCATTTCAACGATGCGCGGCTGGCGGTGATGGATATCGCTATCGACTTGCAGACGTTGGCTCTGGCGCAAGCCGCTACTCAACGCATCGACACCGACGATCTTTTGGCGATCTCGGCCTCGCCGTGGTGGCTTGCGGAGTTGTGGCTGGGAGCCTTCAGCGAGCGCCGGCTTCCCTTCCACACTGAAGCGGCCGCGGCGAGGCTTGTGGCAATTATAGACCAAGGCATCGCCAGCGCCGTCACGCAGTTTGACGAACGGTCCAGACTGGCAGCGGACCTTGCCCGATTCGCCCACGACAATGGTCTGGTGGAACAGGCACGCTCGGCGCTTCGCAGGGCGGCCTCGTGCATGATCGGCTACAACTGGCACAAGGATATGTTCGCCTTCGAAGTTTTGGACGCCATCGAACACGTGTCGGAGGTGGTGCCCGCTTTCGCCCTCGAGCTGCTGCTGCGCTTGGCACCGGTCTATGATTCCCTGAGCGATTTCACCGATGGCGATGAGACCCGCCACGCTCGGGGAACTTTCTACGAGCTAATTGCGCGCCTCGATGTTGATCGTGTTGCTGTGTTGCATGGCCATCTGATCGACGCCGAGAATTGGCATTTGGCTGATCAGGTCGTTCATTCGGCGGCGCAAGCCTTGCCCAACACCTCCACGACGGTCGCGCTTCTACGGACATTCGTAGAACCTGGCGGGCGCCAGATCGCGCAAGCTTTTGCGGATCAGCACGGGCTAACCGACCTTTCTGGGCACTTAAATCGTGCGATTGGGACAAGCCAACCCAATCTGGCCGTTCCTGCTCCGTCGCCCCCGAAATTGCGGCGCGGCCTCAAGCAAGGACGCCCGCCTCGTGTCGCCGACTATCCCGCCGAGCAGCTGGGCAAGTTGGTGACCGCGATCCGTCGCGCCAATTTAGACTACACGCTCGAACGCGATTTGATCGTCAAATGGCTGCAGCATTGGGAGAAGCAGGGGCAGGCCAAGGCCGCTTTGAAGGCGCTGGAAAACCAACTGGATAGTGGCGGTTTCGATACGATGGTAGGGCGCACGCTCGATGCGGCCTACGCGGTCGCCCGCAGGGCGCTTGGCCGGTCTGCGGCCTATCCCTGGATTGTCCGGGCCCATAAGCACCAGTATGGCTGGTATCGGTATATGACCGACTCCAAGGCCAACCTAGCCCGTTTGGACACCGTGGCCAAAGACTATCCGGCGCGGTGGAAAGATTTCATCATCGACGCGTCCGTCGGCATTCCGATTGGCCTTGGCGAAGCGCCAAGCCGATCGCTCGGGATCGGTCGCCTTGTCTATTTCCTGGTCAAGGTCGGCCAGACAAAGATGGCGATCGACTATGTCTTGACCCTGGTCAAGATCCTTGAGGCCGAGGTCTCTGACTTGCCTTTGCCCGCGGCGAAATGGGCGGCATGA
- a CDS encoding methyltransferase, with amino-acid sequence MSGLDPSHIMQVGLGFFASKTLLSAVELELFTKLARQPMTGKEIAAALQLNPRAIPDLPDALVALKFLQREGDGPDARYSNTPESAFFLDRDSPGYIGGILEMANARLYRFWADLTEALKTGMPQNETKHSGEPMFTKLYADPARLEQFMNAMSGISAGNFKEFAQKFDFSTFKTLCDVGGATGQLSCMVAAAHPHMRCTSFDLPEVVPIATRKIQQAGLTDRVTAVGGNFFADPLPKADVITMGMILHDWNLETKKLLIRKAYDALPPGGAFVVIEALIDDARRENAFGLMMSLNMLIEFGDAFDYSGSDFADWCREVGFRDFRIIPLAGPSSAAVAYK; translated from the coding sequence ATGTCCGGGCTGGATCCGTCCCATATCATGCAAGTCGGGTTGGGGTTCTTTGCGTCGAAGACACTGCTTTCGGCCGTCGAGCTGGAACTCTTCACCAAGCTCGCCAGGCAGCCGATGACGGGCAAGGAGATCGCCGCGGCATTGCAACTCAATCCACGCGCCATACCGGACCTCCCCGACGCGTTAGTGGCCCTCAAGTTTCTCCAACGTGAAGGCGACGGTCCCGACGCGCGCTACTCGAATACGCCCGAGAGCGCCTTTTTTCTGGACCGAGACAGCCCTGGCTACATCGGCGGTATCCTCGAGATGGCGAATGCTCGCCTGTACCGATTCTGGGCGGACCTCACCGAAGCTCTCAAGACAGGGATGCCGCAAAACGAAACCAAGCACTCCGGCGAGCCAATGTTCACGAAGCTTTACGCGGACCCGGCGCGCCTTGAGCAGTTTATGAACGCCATGTCGGGAATCTCGGCCGGAAACTTCAAAGAATTTGCCCAGAAATTCGACTTCTCCACGTTCAAGACTCTTTGCGATGTCGGTGGTGCGACCGGGCAGCTTTCCTGCATGGTCGCCGCAGCGCATCCGCACATGCGTTGCACCAGCTTCGATCTCCCGGAAGTCGTGCCGATAGCCACACGCAAAATTCAGCAGGCGGGCCTGACCGACCGGGTAACGGCTGTCGGTGGCAACTTCTTCGCCGATCCATTGCCCAAGGCGGACGTCATCACCATGGGGATGATCCTGCACGACTGGAACCTTGAGACGAAGAAGCTGCTCATTCGGAAGGCGTATGATGCCTTGCCCCCGGGCGGTGCATTTGTGGTTATCGAAGCGCTCATCGACGATGCAAGACGCGAGAATGCATTCGGTCTGATGATGTCTCTCAACATGCTGATCGAATTTGGCGACGCCTTCGATTACTCGGGATCCGACTTTGCGGACTGGTGTCGTGAGGTTGGATTCCGGGACTTCAGGATCATCCCGCTGGCGGGTCCGTCGAGCGCTGCGGTCGCCTACAAGTAG
- a CDS encoding acylphosphatase, translating to MTEKQDRMELHISISGRVQGVGYRQWFRRRALTAGVSGWVRNCVDGTVEAALSGPAESVERLVLEARQGPRGADVEDVRRLEAAPPRLDGGGQTFFIAATDSFPRQGRDTPHSP from the coding sequence TTGACGGAAAAGCAGGATCGAATGGAGCTGCACATCAGCATTTCCGGACGGGTCCAGGGAGTTGGCTACCGGCAATGGTTCCGCCGCCGCGCCCTCACAGCTGGCGTAAGCGGTTGGGTGCGTAACTGCGTAGACGGCACGGTGGAAGCAGCGCTTTCCGGTCCAGCCGAAAGTGTCGAGCGATTAGTTCTTGAGGCGCGGCAAGGCCCCCGCGGCGCAGATGTCGAGGATGTTCGTCGCCTAGAAGCAGCACCGCCGCGGTTGGATGGCGGCGGCCAGACCTTCTTCATTGCCGCAACCGACAGCTTTCCGCGACAAGGGCGCGATACTCCTCATTCGCCTTAG